ATGGACCTGCCCGGCGGCCGCGACCCGCATAGCGTGCAGGACGGCGCCAACGCGGGCGATACGGCCTCGTGCTGCCACAAGAAGGCGTGAGCGCGCGATGGCACGCTGCGAGCGCCGCGCTGTGCCGTGGCACGCCTGCGTCGCGTGGTTGGCGATCGCAGGCGGCGCGAGCGCGTTCGCGGCAGGCGTGATGCTCGCGGCGATGCGCTTTGGCACGACGGCAACGGCATACGCGGGCAGCACGTTGGCTTTGCTCGCGATGGCGGCATTACCGGTGCCGCTCTCACGCAGCTTCATGCAGCGAGCGACCGTGCCGGTCGCGACCACGCTGTTGCTTACGATGGCCGCGATGCATGCCGCCACGGCGCTCGCGCGTGAAACGGCCTACCCGCTCCTGATTGGCGGACTGATGATTCTCGTGGCCGGTTGCGCGTTCGCGCCACGCACATCGGTGCATACGCACACACCGCGCGCGAGACGGTCGAATCCGTCGGCCTATGCGCCGGGCTGGTGGCTCGCGCCCGCCTTGCTCGCCGGTGTGTCGAGCGGACTGCTTGCGCGTTTCCAATGGTCCGCGATCTGCGGCAGCGCGAGCGGCGCGTCGTTAGCTCAGGTCGGCTTGTCGCTTGGCATCGTGACGCTCGCGGGATTGGCCATGGAGCGTTTCGATCGTCGGCACGCGCTGCTCATGCTGTTCGTACTGCGCGCCGCATGGCTCGCGGCGCTCACGCTCGACCTCGTCGCCAGTCACGCGGCGATGGCGGCGGCCGCCTTTGCCATGCTCGACGCGCTCACGCTGCCCACGCTGATGCGCCCGTCGCCCACCACCAACACAGCGAACCCGGCTTGCCCCGGCATCGCGCATCACGCGGGCATGCTCGCGGGCGCGGCGCTGGCCACGACCTCGTGGGGCTTCGGTCAAGGTTTCCCCGCCGTGTTCCTGCTCGGCAGCGCGCTGAATCTCGCATGCGCCTTCGCCACATCGCGCCGCGCAATATCGAGCGATCGAGCTTCGGCGTCGCCCACCCGCATGCAGTCCAGCGCGCTCGAATTACAGCAGTAGCGGCAACCCTCATTCGCATCACTAACGAACCCAGGAGACGCAGATGGACCGGCAAGATTTCACGCATACGATCCGCACACAGATGTTCGTCGACGGGCGCTTTCGCGCAAGCGGCAACGGCCGCACGTTCGCCGTGTTCAACCCCGCCACGGGCAACGAGATCGCGCAGATTCCCGACGCCAGCGACGCCGATATCGACGCCGCCGTGAGCGCCGCGCGCCGCGCCTTCGAAGCCGACAGCTGGCGCCGCCTGCCACCCGCCGCGCGCGAACGCTTGCTCCTCAAACTCGCCGATCTCGTCGAGCAGAACGGCGACGAACTCGCCGCGCTCGAAACGCTCAATCAAGGCAAATTGCTGGGCTTTTCGAAGATGCTCGAAGTGGGCGGCAGCGTGCAATGGCTGCGCTACATGGCGGGCTGGGCCACCAAGATCGAAGGCAGCACCGTCGATCTCTCGCTCGCGTTTCCGCCCGGCGTGCGCTACAACGCCTCCACGCGCCGGGTGCCCGCGGGCGTCGTCGCCGCGATCGTGCCGTGGAATTTTCCGCTGCTGATGGCCGTGTGGAAAATCGCGCCCGCGCTCGCGTGCGGCTGCACCGTCGTGCTCAAGCCCGCCGAGGAAACGCCGCTCACCGCGATTCGTCTCGCCGAACTCGCGCACGAAGCCGGCTTCCCGCCGGGCGTGTTCAACGTCGTCACGGGTCAGGGCGAAACGGCGGGCGCGGCGCTGGTGCGCCATCCGCAAATCGACAAGGTGACCTTCACGGGCTCGACCGAAGTGGGCCGCCTCATCGGCAAACAGTGCGCCAACGACCTCAAGCGCGCCTCGCTGGAACTGGGCGGCAAGAGCCCCGTGATCGTGCTCGACGACTGCGATCCGCAACGCGCGATCGAGGGCGCGGCAGGCGCGATCTTCTTCAATCACGGCCAGGTCTGCACCGCGGGTTCGCGCCTGTATCTGCCACGCGCGCGCTATGAGGAGATCGTCGATGGCATTGCGCAAGTGGCACGCGCGACCGTGCTGGGCTCCGGCTTCGACGCCGCCACGCAGATGGGACCGCTCGTTTCCGCGCGCCATCGCGACAAGGTGGCGGGCATGATCGCGCAAGGCCGCGCCGAAGGCGGCGAAATCGTCGCGGGTGGCAACCACGCCGATCGCCCCGGCTTCTTCGTCCCGCCCACCGTGATCGCGAATGCCGCTAACAAACCGCTGACCGTGGTTCGCGAAGAGGTGTTCGGCCCCGTGCTCGTGGCGATGCCCTACGACGACGTGGAAGAAGCCATCGCCGCGGCCAATGCTTCGGAGTACGGATTGGGCGCGAGCGTCTGGACCAATCAGCTCGATCGCGCGTTGCGCGTGGTGGATGCCGTGCAGGCGGGCACCGTGTGGGTCAATACGCACAACATGGTCGATCCGGCCCTGCCCTTCGGCGGCTTCAAGGCGTCGGGCATTGGCCGCGAACACGGGCGTGCCATCATCGATGCTTACACCGAGACGAAATCCGTCTGCATCGCGTATTGAACGGCAACGTGAGCAAAAACGATTGCCAACTTCATTGTTAATCGAAATGGAATAATGAAACCCGGCGGCACGCGATGATCGCGGCCGCCGTTTCGTTCATCATCGACTCCGTTCTCACTCTCTTTGACGGAGCACGAATCATGAACGCAACTACGAATACGGCAGTCAAGCAAGGCGTGGCCATCGTGACGGGTGCATCGCGCGGTATCGGCGCGGCGGTGGCGGAACGTCTCGCGCGCGACGGGTTCGCCGTGGTCGTCAACTATGCGTCGAGCAGCGCGGAAGCCGAAGCGCTGGTCGCGAAGATCGAAGCCGCGGGCGGCCGCGCGATCGCCGTGAAGGCCAACATCGCGAAGGCCGACGAAGTGCGCCAGCTGTTCGCCACCACGCGCGAACGACTCGGCCAGCCGACCGTGCTCGTGAACAACGCGGGCATCATGAAGAACGTGACGATCGCCGCTTCGACCGACGCGATTTACGACGAGACCTTCGACATCAACGTGCGCGGCACGCTCAATACGCTGCGCGAAGCGGCCACGCAACTCGCCGACGGCGGTCGCGTCATCAACTTCTCGACCTCAGTGCTCGCGATCAATCTGCCGGGCTACGCGATCTACACGGCGAGCAAGGCCGCGGTGGAAACCTTCACGCGCGTGTTCGCGCGCGAGTTGCGCGGGCGGCAGATCACCGTCAACGCCGTGGCGCCGGGACCGGTCGCCACAGCGCTGTTCTTCCAGGGCAAGACGGAAGCGCAGATCGAGCAGTCCGCGAAAATGCCGCCACTCGAACGGCTCGGCGAACCCGAGGACATCGCTTCGGTGGTGTCGTTTCTCGCGGGCCCGGACGGCGCATGGGTCAACGCCCAGATCCTGCGCGCGAACGGCGGCTTTGCCTGAGCGCGGCGCGGTTCGCGAGCGCGATGCTACACTCGGCACGACACGCGCGCGGGCGGCCGGACGGCGTAACGTCCACGCCGCGCGCACGACTTTCATTGCGCTCTCAACGAACTCGCGATCATGTATCTGTCCATACTCGCCGTCGGGATTGGCGGCGCGCTCGGCTCGCTGTTGCGCTGGGTTCTCGGTCTGCGTCTGAATGCCGTGATGCCCGCGCTGCCGCTCGGCACGCTCGCCGCCAATGTGATCGCGGGCTATGTGATCGGCGTGGCGGTCGCGTTTTTCGCGCGCATGCCGCAGATCTCGCCGGAATGGCGGCTGTTCGTCATCACCGGTTTGATGGGCGGCCTCTCGACGTTTTCCACCTTCTCCGCCGAAGTGGTTTCGCATTTGCAGCACGGCCGCTTTGGCTGGGCCGCGGGCGAAATCGCCATTCACGTGTGCGCGTCCGTCGTCATGACGATCCTCGGCATCGCCACCGTCTCGGCTTTCATGCGATAAAAAAACGCGTTTCGCACGGTGCGAAACGCGGTTCTTCGTCGGCATAACCTCACTGGCCTGACATTCAGTCCGCCGGACGACGATAGCCGCCCATCACGCCGTTCTTCGAGAGCACCCACTGCCACAACTGAATGTCGCGCGCGCGAAACGCTCCTGCGCACGAGAGCAGGTAGTAACGCCACATGCGATAGAAGCGCTCGCCCATTTGCGCCTCGAAACGTGGCCATGCGGCTTCGAAATTCGCGTGCCAGGCCATGAGGGTTTTGTCGTAATCGGCGCCGAAATTGTGCACGTCTTCGGTCACGAACAAGCCGCCCGATGCATCGGCCATCTGCCCGATGGTGGGCAACTCGCCGTTCGGGAAAATGTACTTGTCGATCCACGGGTCGGGCGTGGTGTCGCGGCGATTCTTGCCGATGGTGTGCAGCAGGAAGAGACCGTCGTCGGCGAGACAGCGGTGCGCGACTTCCATATACGTGCGGTAGTTTTTCGGGCCGACGTGTTCGAACATGCCCACGCTCGCAATGCGGTCGAACTTCTCGTCGAGCAGACGATAGTCCTGCAAGCGGAACTCCACAGGCAGATCCCCGCAACGTGCCGCGCCGAACGCGGCCTGTTCCTTCGAGATCGTCACGCCCACGCAGGTCACGCCGTAGTGTTCGGCGGCGAACTTCATGAGGCTGCCCCAGCCGCAACCGATGTCGAGCAAACGCATGCCCGGTTGCAGGCCGAGCTTGCGGCAGATGAGATCGAGCTTGGCTTCCTGCGCTTCCTCGAGCGTCTTCGCGCCGCCCGACCAGTAGCCGCACGTGTAGGCCATGCGCTTGTCGAGCATCGCCTCATAGAACTCGTTGCCGATGTCGTAGTGCTGCTGACCGACCTTCCACGCGCGGCGCGCGGTCTGGCGATTCATGAGGCGCGCCTTGAGCGCATGGAACACGAGACGGGCGGGATCGATCTGCTCGTCGATATGCGCGCGGAGCACGTGCGCGAAGAATTCGTCGAGCCGATCGCAATCCCACTGGCCGTCCATATAGGCTTCGCCGAGGCCCAGATTGCCGAATGCGAGCACGCGTTCGGCCACCTGCGGATCGTGAATGCGCATGTCCCACGGGCGCGTGCCGTTGAACTTGATGTCGGCGCGCGCCAACAGTTGGGATGCGAATCGCCAGGCACCGGAACCGGTTGCCTCGCGGGCGGGATTCACTGCTTCGAGATCGGTCGTTGACATACGTGCTCCGTGTCGAGCGAAGCAGCCTGTTTATGAGCCGTGCTTCGTTCCATGCAAGAGGTTGACTTCAAGACGTTCGTCGTCGCGTTCGCTGCGAGAGACTCTATGATGCACCTGCTTCAAAAAACCTGCAGGCACACGCACAAGCCATGCCACCAGGGGATAATTGCAAGCTCGATGCAAACTTCCCTCCCGGAGGCGCCAGTCATGGCTTACGACGACAACAACATCTTCGCGCGCATCCTGCGCGGCGAAGCTTCCTGCATCAAGGTGTACGAAGACCACGCGACGCTCGCGATCATGGACGTGATGCCTCAAGCCGAAGGTCACGTGCTCGTGCTGCCCAAAGAAGGCGCCGAATTCATTTATGAGCTGTCGCCCGAAGCGAGTGCGGCCGCAATGATTACCGTGCAAAAAGTGGCGAACGCAGTGAAAAAAACACTCGCGCCCGAGGGCTTGCTGATCGCGCAATTCAATGGCGCCGCCGCCGGACAGACGGTGCCGCACGTGCACTTTCACGTGATTCCGCGCCGCGCCGGCGAGGAGCTGCGCGCGCATGCTCGCGAGATGGCGGACATCGCGCAACTGGAAACGCTCGCGGCACGGATTCGCGCCGCGCTGTAAGCGTTATGTAGGGATGCTGAGGAAAGACCGCGTTTCCAGCAGGGATGTTGAATGCGGGTGCGGCCGGCGAGGTGCGGCCGGCCAGGTGCGATCGGCGAAATGCGGTTAGATGCGATCGGCTAGATGCCGTCGAAGTCTGCGAACGTTTCTAGCGGCACGCGCGTGGAGCGCCAGCCGTTGATAGGCGCCTGCGGGTCTTCGTAGCCGATCGCCATGCCGCTGAACAGCATGCGCTCGGGCGGCAATGCGAGAAACGCGCCGACGGTTTGCGCATAGCGCGCCCAGCATTCCTGCGCGCAACTATGCAAGCCGGCCTCCCGCAGCAACAGCATCACCGTCTGCATGAACATGCCGAGATCGGCCCATTGCGGCGGCCCCATCTGCCGGTCCACGCTGCAAAAGAGCGCGAGCGGCGCGTCGAAAAACGCGTAATTGCGCGCGAACTGACGCAGCCGCGCGGGCCGGTCCTCGCGCGCGACGCCAATGCTGCGATACAGATCCTCGCCCACTTCGTAGCGCCGCTCGCGGTACGGCGAGCCGAGTTCGCGCGGATACACGTCGTACTCCATCGCCTCGCCCGCACTCGCCGTTTCGATGCGCGCCGCCATGAGCGCCTTGAAGTTCGCGAGCGATGCGCCGCCCACGACATGCACGTGCCACGGTTGCAGATTGCCGCCCGAGGGCGCGCGCGCCGCGTTCGCGAGCACCTCGCGAATCACGGCGGGATCGACGGGATCCGGCAGGAACTGACGCACGGACTTGCGGCTGCGGACAGCTTCGGTGACCTTCAAGCGCATTCTCCTCGATGGATCGACGAAGCATTATCGACGATCCCTCGCGCGCTTGCCGCGCACCGCTCGCCGCGCAGCGCACACTCCGCGCATCCGTGGCGGCTCGCCCGCTTTAGAACTTGTGGCGGATACCCAGCGCGAGCAACGCCTGGTTGTCGCTGCCCGAACTCACGCCGAAGTCGCCGATCGACGCCTGCGCGGCAACGGTCGCGCCGCTCGTGCTGAGCGTGTGGCCGCTCGCCTTCTGATACCCGGCGAGCGCGTAAAGCTCCGTGCGCTTCGACAACGCGTAGTCGCCGCCGAGATTGACCTGGTTGTAGTGCGCGGAAGCCGGCCCCGTGAGCGAGGTGTAGTTATAGCCGATGCCCGCGCGCAGCGAAGGGTTCAGCTGATAGTTCACGAACGCCGAACCGTTGTTGAACTTCGCGGTTTGGTGAAACGTCGAGAACGCGTCGCTGCCGTATTGCGTATTCGAATACGCGAGACCGAACGACAACGCGCCCACGGCGTAGCTGCCGCCCGCGCGCACGATCTGGATGGAGTTCGCGCTCGCGAAGCCCGAGTTGACGACCGTGTTGAACAGGCTGTCCGAAGCGCTCGTCCAGGTGCGCACACCCGAGGTCACGGTGTTGCCGCCGTTCGCGAAGAAATAGCCGGCCGCGAGTTGCAGCGGGCCGTTCGCGTACGCGGCGCCGAAGCTGTAGGTCTGGCCGCTGCCGGTCGCGCCCGCCACGCCGCCGAGACCATAGAGCGCCTCGAATTGCAAACCGGCGATGAGCGGGCTCGTGTATTTGACCGAGTTGCTCACGCGCAGGCTGTTGTCGTAATTGTCGAGATCGCCCGGCGTGCCGAAAATGCCGCCGAACGGACCGTCTTCGGTAAGCGGCTGCACGAGATCGACGAGCGGATCGTACTGACGGCCGAGCGTGAGCGTGCCCCACGCCGTGCTCGACAAGCCGACGATCGCCTTACGGCCGAACTCGCGGCTGCCCTGCCCCAGCGCGCCGGAACTGACGCTGAAGCCGTTTTCCAGCTGGAAGATGGCGGCGAGGCCGTTGCCGAGATCCTCGCTGCCGCGCAAGCCCCAGCGGCTGCCGGAGAGATTGCCGCTGCTCTGCTTGACGAGCGTCGACTGGTTGCGTCCGCTACTATCCTGGGCGTTGTGCACGTAGGCGATGCCGGCGTCGACGATGCCATAGAGCGTGACGCTGCTTTGCGCGTGCGCGCCCGTGGCCGCGAAGGCCAGCGCGAGCGCGGCGGGAAGCGAGAGTGTGACGTGCGGGTTCTTCATGCCGGAATTCCGTTTTACGTTTGGTTTTTGGTGGGCGCGGCCGCGGCTCGTTCTTGCGTACGTACGCGCGCACTTCCCGAAGCGTCGAGATGCGATGCGTGTGTCAAGGAGTTCGCGGCCGGTGCGCCAACGATACGGAATGGGCGACACGCGGAGAACGAAGGAATTCTGCGTTGCTTAGGTGGTGAGCGGGACTTTGGAAATGCCGCGGGGCGTCGAGACTACGCGGCATGTGTCGGTGTGCTGTGCCGGTGTGCTGCCCGGCACTCGAGGACCGTTCTATGCCGGTGCCGCTCGGCCTTGGCTCGACCTTGAACAGGCGTTCGCGCTCACGGCTTTCCTCCTGGGCGCGGACTCTGCTATAATTCGCCTCCCGCTGGAGAGATGGATGAGCGGTTTAAGTCGCACGCCTGGAAAGCGTGTATAGGTTAATAACCTATCCGGGGTTCGAATCCCCGTCTCTCCGCCAAAGACAGCAGCAGAAACGGGCCGAGTAGTCTACTCGGCCCGTTTTTCTTTTTACCGGCGATTCCCGTGCAAGCCCCCTTCACAAATGCGGGATGCCGGATCACGGATGCCGGATGTAATCCACCAGCGCCACCATATACGCGTCCGGCTTGCGGTCGAGAAGACTCACGCCGATCGCCGCCAGAAAACCCGCCGGTACGCCGAACACGCCCGAGCTGATCGGGTCGATGCCGAACCATCTGCCGCCTGCAAATCCCGTGAGCTGCGTGAAGAACGGGTAGGTCGAGACGATGTAGTACACGCACACGGCCAGACCCGCGATCATGCCGGCCACCGCGCCCAGCCGCGTCGTGCGTTTCCAGAACACGCCCAGCACGAGCACCGGAAAGAGGCTCGACGCCGCCAGCGAAAACGCCGCGCCCACGAGAAACAGAATATTGCCCGCGTTCAGCGACGCCACCCACGAGGCGAACAACGCCACGCCGAGCAGCAGGATCTTCGACATCGTCACGCGCCGCTGGCTCGATGCCTCGGGATCGACCATGTGGTAGTAGACGTCGTGCGACAGCACGTTGGAGATCGTGAGCAGCAGGCCATCGGCCGTCGAAAGCGCCGCCGCCAGCGCGCCCGAGGCGATCAACCCCGACATCACATAGGGCAGCCCCGCAATTTCCGGCGCGGCCAGCACGACCATGTCCGGTTGCATCTGAATGTCGCTCCAGCGCACGATGCCGTCGCCGTTCACGTCGGCGATACTGATGAGATACGGCTCGATGCGCCGCCATTGCATCACCCAGTGCGGCAGGTCGTCGAAGCGCTGCCCCACGAGGTGCGTGAGGATCTCGAACTTGATCAGCACGGCGAGCGCGGGCACGGTCAGATAAAACAGCGCGACGAAGAACAGGGTCCAGCCCACCGAGCGCCGCGCCGACGCCACCGAAGTCGTCGTGTTGTAGCGCGTGAGAATGTGCGGCAGGCTCGCCGTGCCGAGCGACAGACACAGCAGCAACGAAAGAAAATTCCGTTGATGCACGCGGCGCTCGGCGTCGCTTTCGTCGGCGGACGAGGCGAAGGGCTCGTTCATCGGCACGGGCGGCGCGGCGCGCGCGAGCAGGTCGTCGCGTTGCCGTGTCCAGAACGTGCGCGCCGCCTCCACGTCGCGCGGAAACGCGCTCAGTTCGCGTTCGAGCGCACCGACTTCACGCAACGGCCCGTTGTGGCGGCGCAAGTCGGCGAGCGTCTGCACGAGGCGCGTTTTTTCCTCGACATAAGACTGCGGCAGCGCATCGAGCCGCGACTGCCACAGCGCCGCGCGCCGCCGGTATTCGTCGCGCACGCTGGCTTCGTCGGGCGCGGCGCGCACTTCGCGCTCCAGCGCTTCCACGCGCTGCATCACCGTGCCGTAGTCGGCGTGCGGCAGCCAGCCGAGCCCGTCGCGATGCGCGATCATCGAGACCGGAATCAGGATCGCCGCGATGAGGATGATGTATTGCGCGACCTGGGTCCACGTCACCGCGCGCATGCCGCCCAGAAACGAGCACACGAGGATGCCCGCCAGCCCGCAGAAAATGCCGATGGCGAAGTCCACGCCGATAAAACGCGTGGCGATCAGCCCCACGCCCTGGATTTGCGCGACGAGGTAGACGAACGAACACAGGATGGTCGCGAGCACGGCGAGCGCGCGCACGAGGTTGCTCGAAAAACGCGTGCCGAGAAAATCGGGAATCGTGTAGCGCGCGAGTTTGCGCACATAGGGCGCGAGCAGAAATGCCACGAGGCAATAGCCACCCGTCCAGCCCATCAGGTACGCGAGGCCGTCGTAGCCGCTCGCGTAGAGCGAGCCCGCGAGGCCGATGAACGAGGCGGCCGAGAGCCAGTCGGCGGCCGTGGCCATGCCGTTGAAGAACGAGGGCACGCGCCGCCCCGCCACGTAGTATTCGACCAGATCGGAGGTGCGCGAAAGCAGCCCGATCACGGCGTACACGGCAATCGGCACGAACAGGAACACATAGCCGATCCACATGCCGGGACCGGTGGTGAGCTCGATGCGCCACATCACGTAGACGAACGCGAGAAAGCCGAGCGTGTAGAACGCGTACAAGCGAATGAGCCGTTGCGCGAGCTTCATCGTTGCGGCGCCCTCGCCTCGCGAATCGCCGTATCGGCTTCGAGCGCGGCTTGCAGTTCGCGGTCGGCGCGTTGCATCAGCACGATGTACACGACCACGAGCAGCACGTAGACGAGTATCGCCCCCTGCGCGCCCAGGTAGAACGGCAAGCTGAATCCCGCGAAATACACGCTGGCGAGTGTGCGCGCGAAGAGCGGCGCGACGAACGACACCAGAAAGCCGAGCGCCATCAGCACGGCGATCAGCGCGAGATTGAAGCGCCAGTAACGCCGGTGCGCGTGCGCCATGGCCTCGCTGACCGGCGGCGGCTCGGGCACGGGATTGAGTGGATTCGGCGGAGTGAGATGGGGCGCGGCCATGCGCCTGTGTAGCAAAAACGCACCGGACCGGCAATCGGGACCAATGCGGGGACCCATGCGGACACCCCTTTGAAGACGCATGCTGGCAAACGAAGCGCGCGGCGCCCTGCCGGCCGCCGCGCGCTTACTCCAGCTTCGATGCGCTCGAACGCGGGCGTTACAGCGACTCGCCGAGCTGATCGAGAATGGCCGGATTCTCCAGCGTGGAGACGTCCTGCGTGATTGCCTCGCCCTTCGCGAGCGAGCGCAAGAGGCGGCGCATGATCTTGCCCGAACGCGTCTTCGGCAGGTTTTCGCCAAAGCGGATGTCCTTCGGTTTCGCGATCGGCCCGATCTCCTTGCCGACCCACGCGCGCAGGTCGTTCGCGAGCTTCACGGCTTCGTCGCCCTGCGGGCGCGTGGCCTTGAGCACCACGAACGCGACCACGGCTTCGCCCGTCGTGTCGTCCGGACGACCCACCACCGCGGCCTCGGCCACGAGCGGATTCGCCACCAGCGCCGACTCGATTTCCATCGTACCCAGACGGTGACCGGAGACGTTCAGCACGTCGTCGATCCGGCCCATGATCGTGAAATAGCCGCTGTCCTTGTCGCGCACGCTGCCGTCGCCGGCGAGGTACAGCGTGCCGCCGAGTTCCGCGGGGAAATAGCCCGACTGGTAGCGCTCCGGTTGACCCCACACGTTGCGGATCATCGCGGGCCACGGCCGCTTCACGACCAGAATGCCGCCCTGCCCGTTGGGCACGTCCTGGCCGGTTTCGTCGACGATAGCCGCCATGATGCCCGGCAGCGGCAGCGTGCACGAGCCCGGCACGAGCGGCGTCGCGCCCGGCAGCGGCGTGATCATGTGGCCGCCGGTTTCGGTCTGCCACCACGTGTCGACGATCGGGCAGCGCTTGCCGCCCACGTTTTCGTAGTACCAGATCCAGGCTTCGGGATTGATCGGCTCGCCGACCGTGCCGAGAATGCGCAGCGAGGACAGGTCATAGCTTTTCGGATGCACCTTCGCGTCGGCTTCCGAGGCCTTGATGAGCGAGCGGATGGCCGTGGGCGCCGTGTAGAACAGCGTGACCTTGTGCTTCTCGATCATCTGCCAGAAGCGGCCCGCGTTCGGGTACGTGGGCACGCCTTCGAACACGACCTGGGTCGCGCCGACCGTGAGCGGACCGTAGGCAATGTAGCTGTGACCCGTGATCCAGCCAATGTCGGCCGTGCACCAGAACACGTCCGTGGGCTTCCAGTCGAACGTCCATTTCAGCGTTTGCGCGGCCCACAGCAAGTAGCCGCCCGTGCTGT
The Paraburkholderia acidisoli genome window above contains:
- the acs gene encoding acetate--CoA ligase, with product MSAIESVLHERRVFAPSAQAVADATVSGMDAYKALCAEAERDYEGFWARLARETLAWHKPFTKVLDESKAPFYTWFEDGELNASYNSLDRHVEAGNGERVALVFEADDGTVTNVTYRDLLARVSRFANALKQRGVKKGDRVVIYMPMSIEGIVAMQACARIGATHSVVFGGFSSKSLNERMVDVGAVALVTADEQMRGGKALPLKNIADEALAMGGCDAVHSVIVYRRTGGKVAWTEGRDHWMHELSQAQSETCAPEPVGAEHPLFILYTSGSTGKPKGVQHSTGGYLLWAAQTLKWTFDWKPTDVFWCTADIGWITGHSYIAYGPLTVGATQVVFEGVPTYPNAGRFWQMIEKHKVTLFYTAPTAIRSLIKASEADAKVHPKSYDLSSLRILGTVGEPINPEAWIWYYENVGGKRCPIVDTWWQTETGGHMITPLPGATPLVPGSCTLPLPGIMAAIVDETGQDVPNGQGGILVVKRPWPAMIRNVWGQPERYQSGYFPAELGGTLYLAGDGSVRDKDSGYFTIMGRIDDVLNVSGHRLGTMEIESALVANPLVAEAAVVGRPDDTTGEAVVAFVVLKATRPQGDEAVKLANDLRAWVGKEIGPIAKPKDIRFGENLPKTRSGKIMRRLLRSLAKGEAITQDVSTLENPAILDQLGESL